From the Candidatus Krumholzibacteriia bacterium genome, the window CATCATGGCCGCGTTCCAGATCGTGTGGGTCTATTACGGAATCCTGATCGCTTCGTGGCCGGTGGTGGTCTGGAACACGATTGCCGTAGTCATCAACTCACTGTGCGTCGCAGCCTACTATCTGTTCGCCCGCCGCGAGCTTGCCCGTTTGGAGGAGGATCGTCCCGGTTCCCTGCGGTAATGCGAAGCGTTCATCCTGGCCGCCGTCCGAACGGTGTCCGGAGAGTCTGCGGTCTCGGCTCGGCCACGACCCCGGTATGCGGGGTGGGGTCCGGAGCCATGGGATGGGGTTCAACCACGTAGACGTGGACGAAGTGCACCTGGTCGGAGAA encodes:
- a CDS encoding SemiSWEET family transporter, with translation MAIGLQNSEIVGLVAGFGTTFAALPDTIRMVRRRSSKGLSPTMPAIMAAFQIVWVYYGILIASWPVVVWNTIAVVINSLCVAAYYLFARRELARLEEDRPGSLR